Proteins encoded within one genomic window of Cryptosporangium minutisporangium:
- a CDS encoding TadA family conjugal transfer-associated ATPase: MSVSTDALTERVRHRLIALGHTPTRAAVASAVRAEYGSPIGDRTLLTLTARLHAELVGAGPLTALLADAAVTDVLVNGPQEVWIDRGAGLERVHCDLGDDAAVRRLAQRLAAACGRRLDDASPFVDARLPDGTRLHAALPPVAVANVHLSLRTFRPRGFTVDDLLTAGTLTPESAGIARAVVAHRLAFLVTGGTGSGKTTLLAALLGEVPSNERLVVVEDATELRPAHPHVVSLEARPANTEGAGEIPVRTLVREALRMRPDRIVVGECRGGEVVELLAALNTGHNGGAGTLHANALDDVPARIEALGLVGGLGRDAVHAQLASAVQVVFHVVRRPPGKDHSGGRVVTEIGVLRADAGGRVGVQPAWRRDGGPAPGLDALRRLLVARGGAP, from the coding sequence CTGAGCGTGTCGACGGATGCCCTCACCGAACGAGTACGTCATCGTCTGATAGCGCTGGGTCACACGCCGACGCGCGCCGCCGTGGCGTCCGCGGTCCGCGCCGAGTACGGATCTCCGATCGGCGATCGGACGCTCCTGACGCTTACCGCGCGGCTGCACGCCGAGCTCGTCGGTGCCGGGCCGCTCACCGCGTTGCTGGCCGACGCCGCGGTGACCGACGTTCTCGTCAACGGCCCCCAGGAGGTCTGGATCGACCGCGGCGCCGGACTCGAGCGGGTCCACTGTGACCTCGGCGACGACGCGGCCGTGCGCCGGTTGGCCCAGCGGCTGGCGGCGGCGTGCGGACGCCGACTCGACGACGCGTCCCCGTTCGTCGACGCGAGGCTGCCGGACGGAACCCGGCTGCACGCCGCGTTACCGCCGGTGGCGGTGGCGAACGTCCATCTCTCGCTGCGAACGTTCCGCCCGCGAGGCTTCACCGTCGACGATCTGCTGACCGCGGGCACGCTGACGCCGGAGTCGGCCGGGATCGCACGAGCGGTGGTCGCGCATCGCCTGGCCTTCCTGGTCACCGGTGGAACCGGCAGCGGCAAGACGACGTTGCTGGCCGCGCTGCTCGGCGAGGTTCCATCGAACGAACGGCTGGTCGTGGTCGAGGACGCGACCGAGCTGCGGCCGGCTCATCCGCACGTCGTCTCGCTCGAGGCCAGGCCGGCCAATACCGAGGGGGCGGGGGAGATCCCGGTGCGGACGCTCGTCCGGGAGGCGCTCCGGATGCGCCCCGACCGGATCGTGGTCGGTGAATGCCGCGGTGGCGAGGTGGTGGAGCTGCTCGCGGCGCTGAACACCGGTCACAACGGTGGCGCGGGCACTCTGCACGCCAACGCGCTCGACGACGTCCCGGCCCGGATCGAGGCGCTCGGGCTCGTCGGCGGGCTGGGCCGGGACGCCGTGCACGCCCAGCTGGCCAGCGCCGTCCAGGTCGTGTTCCACGTCGTCCGGCGCCCACCGGGCAAGGACCACTCCGGCGGGCGAGTGGTCACCGAGATCGGTGTACTCCGCGCCGATGCCGGCGGGCGGGTCGGAGTCCAGCCGGCCTGGCGGCGGGACGGTGGGCCGGCACCAGGCCTCGACGCGCTCCGGAGGTTGCTGGTGGCTCGAGGTGGAGCACCGTGA
- a CDS encoding metallopeptidase TldD-related protein, which translates to MSGVLRPQDLVEQALALAKSDGCLVIAGESTSANLRWATNTLTTNGVMRSRSVTVISTIGTGTGVASGVVSRSAVAADELEALVRAAEETARGNGAADDAQPLVEGDTSVDWESAPEETSIDVLSNVAPALGDAFTAARGGGRLLYGFVEHEVDTYYLGSSTGLRLRHVQPQGHIGITGKVASDHARSAWVGQATRDFSDVSVAALDAELARRLAWAERRIDLASGRYDTVLPPTAVADLMIYAYWEMGGRSAHEGRTVYSGPGDGTRVGERLTSQPVTLRSDPTAPGLQSAPFVLARASSGTSSVFDNGLPLGPTDWIRDGKLSALLQTRRSAELTGLPVTPMVGNLIMEVDGATGSVEDLVAGVDRGLLLTCLWYIREVDPQTLLLTGLTRDGVYLVEGGEVVGAVNNFRFNESPIGLLSRITSASGTVPAFSREWGDYFHRTAMPALRVPDFNMSSVSPAS; encoded by the coding sequence ATGAGCGGCGTGCTGCGGCCGCAGGACCTCGTCGAGCAGGCACTGGCACTCGCGAAGAGCGACGGGTGCCTCGTCATCGCCGGCGAGTCGACCAGTGCCAACCTCCGGTGGGCGACGAACACGCTGACCACCAATGGGGTGATGCGGTCCCGCTCGGTCACCGTCATCTCGACGATCGGCACCGGCACCGGGGTGGCCAGCGGTGTCGTGTCGCGGAGCGCGGTGGCCGCCGACGAGTTGGAGGCGCTGGTCCGCGCAGCGGAGGAGACCGCTCGCGGCAACGGCGCGGCGGACGACGCTCAGCCGCTGGTTGAGGGCGACACCTCGGTGGACTGGGAGTCCGCGCCGGAGGAGACCTCGATCGACGTGCTCTCGAACGTCGCGCCGGCGCTGGGCGACGCGTTCACAGCGGCCCGCGGCGGCGGGCGCCTGCTCTACGGATTCGTCGAGCACGAGGTGGACACCTACTACCTCGGTTCCTCCACCGGGCTGCGGCTGCGACACGTCCAGCCCCAGGGCCACATCGGGATCACCGGAAAGGTGGCCTCCGACCACGCCCGCTCGGCGTGGGTCGGCCAGGCGACCCGCGACTTCTCGGACGTCTCGGTCGCCGCGCTCGACGCGGAGCTCGCGCGGCGCCTCGCATGGGCGGAGCGGCGGATCGACCTGGCGTCCGGCCGGTACGACACGGTGCTGCCGCCGACCGCGGTCGCCGACCTGATGATCTACGCATACTGGGAGATGGGCGGCCGGTCGGCGCACGAGGGCCGGACCGTGTACTCGGGTCCGGGTGACGGGACGCGAGTCGGTGAACGGTTGACGTCCCAGCCGGTGACGCTCCGCTCGGACCCGACCGCACCGGGGCTCCAGTCCGCACCGTTCGTGCTGGCCCGGGCGTCGTCGGGAACCAGCAGCGTGTTCGACAACGGGCTACCGCTCGGACCGACCGACTGGATCCGGGACGGGAAACTCTCGGCCCTGCTGCAGACCCGACGGTCGGCGGAGCTGACCGGGCTTCCGGTCACGCCGATGGTCGGGAACCTCATCATGGAGGTGGACGGCGCGACCGGGAGCGTCGAGGACCTCGTAGCGGGGGTCGATCGTGGTCTGCTGCTGACCTGTCTCTGGTACATCCGCGAGGTCGATCCGCAGACGTTGCTGCTCACCGGGTTGACCCGCGACGGCGTGTACCTGGTCGAAGGCGGCGAGGTCGTCGGCGCCGTCAACAACTTCCGGTTCAACGAGAGCCCGATCGGTCTGTTGTCGCGGATCACGTCAGCCAGCGGCACCGTGCCGGCGTTCTCCCGCGAGTGGGGCGACTACTTCCACCGAACCGCGATGCCGGCGCTGCGGGTGCCTGACTTCAACATGAGCAGCGTGTCCCCGGCGTCCTGA
- a CDS encoding STAS domain-containing protein, with amino-acid sequence MELSLTTRAVGRHTVLAVGGEIDVYTAPQLRAELIRLADAGYAHIVVDMERVDFLDSTGLGVLVGALKRARAAGGSVELACSQPKILKIFNVTGLEKVFGIHPSVEAAVAAG; translated from the coding sequence GTGGAGCTGTCGTTGACGACACGGGCCGTGGGACGCCACACGGTTCTCGCGGTCGGCGGTGAAATCGACGTCTACACCGCCCCTCAGCTCCGCGCAGAGCTGATCCGCCTCGCCGACGCCGGTTACGCACACATCGTCGTGGACATGGAGCGGGTCGACTTCCTCGACTCCACCGGGCTCGGTGTCCTCGTGGGAGCGTTGAAGCGCGCCAGGGCGGCAGGCGGTTCGGTGGAGCTGGCCTGCTCCCAGCCGAAGATCTTGAAGATCTTCAACGTCACCGGCCTGGAGAAGGTGTTCGGGATTCATCCATCCGTCGAAGCGGCGGTTGCGGCCGGTTGA
- a CDS encoding DUF4244 domain-containing protein yields the protein MRLAGEAGMSTAEYAVGTIAAVAFAGVLLKVVTSPAVQSALTAIIAKALKG from the coding sequence CTGCGATTGGCGGGCGAGGCCGGGATGAGCACGGCCGAGTACGCGGTCGGCACGATCGCCGCAGTCGCGTTCGCCGGCGTGCTGCTCAAGGTGGTGACGTCCCCGGCCGTTCAGTCCGCACTGACCGCGATCATCGCGAAGGCGCTCAAGGGTTAG
- a CDS encoding type II secretion system F family protein, with protein sequence MSGSTVVAAAALMLAAVVVVVGGATPRRRLARIFRRPRTNGRGRLDLASLLRRGAPVLTGLAVAALWGGWIGAVAGVLVGFGTWRVLRRLPPPTLGRERAVAAAQLPYAIDLLAAALRAGAPLDRAVEVVGTAIDGPLGQRLGAVSRALRLGVTGEAGWQALDDVAGADGFVPAAVRAADSGAALASACARCAADLRERREARAEEAAQRAGVLVVLPLGFCFLPAFVLVGVVPILLGVLDDALS encoded by the coding sequence ATGAGCGGCTCCACGGTGGTCGCCGCCGCAGCGCTGATGCTCGCCGCTGTTGTCGTGGTCGTCGGCGGCGCGACCCCGCGGCGTCGGCTCGCGAGGATCTTCCGGCGTCCGCGGACGAACGGCCGAGGCCGCCTCGACCTGGCGTCGCTGCTGCGCCGTGGAGCGCCGGTCCTGACGGGCCTCGCGGTCGCCGCGTTGTGGGGTGGCTGGATCGGCGCGGTGGCCGGGGTGTTGGTCGGCTTCGGGACGTGGCGGGTCCTCCGACGCCTGCCCCCGCCGACGCTCGGCCGCGAGCGGGCGGTCGCGGCCGCCCAGTTGCCGTACGCGATCGACCTGCTCGCGGCCGCGCTGCGGGCGGGTGCGCCGCTGGACCGGGCGGTGGAGGTCGTCGGCACCGCGATCGACGGCCCGTTGGGGCAGCGTCTCGGTGCGGTGAGTCGAGCGCTCCGGCTGGGTGTCACCGGGGAGGCGGGCTGGCAGGCGCTGGACGACGTCGCCGGTGCGGACGGCTTCGTGCCGGCCGCGGTGCGGGCCGCCGACAGCGGCGCGGCCTTGGCGTCCGCCTGCGCTCGGTGCGCGGCCGACCTACGCGAGCGCCGGGAGGCCCGCGCCGAGGAGGCGGCTCAGCGCGCCGGAGTGCTCGTCGTCCTGCCGCTCGGATTCTGCTTCCTTCCGGCGTTCGTCCTGGTCGGCGTCGTACCGATCCTGCTGGGAGTGCTCGATGACGCCCTGTCCTGA
- a CDS encoding DEAD/DEAH box helicase — MSPQLSAEATPVPAVTGGPEAWLHRVRVGRANDPVTHVERMPARPGVVVDWPAWAPPALREAYAARGVSRPWAHQVAAAEAAAAGESVVVATGTASGKSLAYQLPTLTALLADDRATALYLSPTKALAADQLRGLLEVTDAVGGGIRPALYDGDTPDTEREWVRAHSRLVLTNPDMLHRGILPRHDAWASFFRRLRYVVVDECHAYRGVFGSHVAHVLRRLRRVCARYRSAPVFVCASATVADPSGSAGTLIGAPVRAVTDDGSPRGATTFALWEPPVSPVVGERGTPTRRTATAEAADLLADLVAVGARTLAFVRSRRGAEAVALGAKRALAEAVPELVEQVAAYRAGYLADDRRELEAALRSGELLGLASTNALELGVDVTGLDAVVLTGYPGRIASLWQQAGRAGRGSRDALAVLVARDDPLDSYLVHHPDAVFGRPVEATVLDPSNPYVLGPQLACAAAELPLAEADLPLFGGDAARAALEELVAAGVLRRRPAGWYWTSRGRPDADLRGTGGEPVSIVEAATGRLLGTVDAGSAPASVHTGAVHLHRGETFVVEELDLENLVALVRRAEPDWYTQAQDVTDLAVISVEQRVVADGVQLCFGTVDVTNQVVSFLRRRILTGEVLDEQPLDLPPRQLRTRAVWYTVDDAVLAEAGLLGVSEDDEPDIAGSAHAAEHAAIGLLPLVASCDRWDIGGLSTASHQDTGLATVFVYDGHPGGAGFAERGFAAAVEWLAATRDAIADCDCAAGCPSCVHSPKCGNGNDPLDKAGAVRLLTAVVDRVRRADVRQSTFGLQVGGSHPR, encoded by the coding sequence GTGTCCCCCCAACTCTCCGCCGAAGCGACTCCGGTCCCTGCGGTCACCGGCGGCCCGGAGGCTTGGTTGCACCGGGTGCGGGTGGGGCGCGCGAACGACCCGGTGACGCACGTCGAGCGCATGCCGGCTCGGCCGGGCGTCGTGGTGGATTGGCCGGCCTGGGCACCCCCCGCGCTGCGTGAGGCCTACGCGGCCCGAGGAGTGTCGCGCCCGTGGGCGCATCAGGTCGCCGCCGCGGAGGCAGCGGCCGCCGGCGAGTCGGTGGTGGTGGCCACCGGCACCGCCTCCGGCAAGTCGCTCGCCTACCAACTGCCCACGCTCACCGCGCTGCTCGCCGACGACCGGGCGACCGCGCTCTACCTCTCCCCCACCAAGGCGCTCGCCGCCGACCAACTGCGCGGGCTGCTGGAGGTCACCGACGCTGTGGGAGGCGGCATCCGCCCGGCGCTGTACGACGGCGATACCCCGGACACCGAGCGGGAGTGGGTCCGCGCGCACAGCCGCCTCGTGCTGACCAACCCCGACATGCTGCACCGCGGCATCCTGCCCCGGCACGACGCATGGGCCTCGTTCTTCCGCCGGCTGCGCTACGTAGTGGTCGACGAGTGCCACGCCTACCGCGGCGTGTTCGGCTCCCACGTGGCGCACGTGCTGCGTCGGCTGCGGCGGGTCTGCGCGCGCTACCGGTCGGCGCCGGTCTTCGTGTGCGCGTCGGCGACCGTGGCCGATCCGTCCGGCTCGGCCGGCACGTTGATCGGCGCGCCCGTGCGCGCGGTCACCGACGACGGCTCACCGCGGGGCGCGACGACGTTCGCGCTCTGGGAGCCGCCGGTCAGCCCGGTGGTCGGCGAACGCGGGACGCCGACCCGCCGCACCGCGACGGCCGAGGCGGCCGACCTGCTCGCCGACCTGGTCGCCGTGGGCGCGCGGACGCTGGCCTTCGTTCGGTCCCGGCGGGGCGCGGAGGCGGTGGCGCTCGGCGCGAAGCGGGCCCTGGCCGAGGCCGTGCCCGAGCTGGTCGAGCAGGTCGCTGCCTACCGCGCCGGCTACCTGGCCGACGACCGCCGCGAGCTGGAGGCCGCGCTGCGGTCCGGCGAGCTGCTGGGGTTGGCGTCCACGAACGCGCTGGAGCTCGGCGTGGACGTCACGGGCTTGGACGCCGTGGTACTGACCGGCTACCCGGGGCGGATCGCGTCGCTGTGGCAGCAGGCCGGGCGGGCCGGGCGCGGCAGCCGGGACGCGCTGGCGGTGCTGGTCGCCCGCGACGACCCGCTCGACAGTTACCTGGTGCACCACCCGGACGCGGTGTTCGGCCGACCGGTCGAGGCCACCGTGCTCGACCCGTCGAACCCGTACGTGCTGGGCCCGCAGCTGGCCTGCGCGGCGGCCGAGCTGCCGCTCGCCGAGGCCGACCTGCCGCTGTTCGGCGGCGACGCGGCCCGGGCCGCACTGGAGGAGCTGGTCGCCGCCGGGGTGCTCCGACGCCGACCGGCGGGCTGGTACTGGACGTCCCGGGGACGCCCGGACGCCGACCTGCGCGGAACCGGTGGCGAGCCGGTCTCGATCGTCGAGGCGGCGACCGGTCGTCTGCTCGGCACGGTCGACGCCGGGTCTGCTCCGGCCAGCGTCCACACCGGGGCGGTGCACCTGCACCGCGGCGAGACGTTCGTGGTCGAAGAGCTCGACCTGGAGAACCTGGTCGCGCTGGTCCGCCGCGCGGAGCCCGACTGGTACACCCAGGCGCAGGACGTCACCGATCTGGCGGTCATCTCGGTCGAGCAGCGGGTGGTGGCCGACGGCGTGCAGCTCTGCTTCGGCACGGTCGACGTCACCAACCAGGTGGTTTCGTTCCTGCGGCGGCGGATCCTCACCGGCGAGGTGCTGGACGAGCAGCCGCTCGACCTACCGCCGCGTCAGCTGCGCACGCGCGCGGTCTGGTACACGGTCGACGACGCCGTGCTCGCCGAAGCCGGGCTGCTCGGGGTGTCGGAGGACGACGAGCCCGACATCGCCGGCTCCGCGCACGCCGCCGAGCACGCGGCGATCGGTCTGCTGCCGCTGGTGGCGAGCTGCGACCGGTGGGACATCGGCGGCTTGTCGACGGCGTCGCATCAGGACACGGGGCTCGCAACGGTCTTCGTGTACGACGGGCATCCCGGTGGTGCGGGCTTCGCGGAACGGGGGTTCGCGGCGGCGGTCGAGTGGCTCGCGGCGACCCGGGACGCCATCGCCGACTGTGATTGTGCGGCCGGTTGCCCCTCTTGCGTGCACTCGCCCAAATGTGGAAACGGCAATGATCCACTGGACAAAGCCGGTGCTGTCCGGTTGCTGACAGCAGTCGTCGACCGCGTGCGGCGCGCCGACGTCCGACAGAGTACGTTTGGCCTCCAGGTCGGGGGGTCACACCCTCGGTAG
- a CDS encoding Rv3654c family TadE-like protein yields MSVDRRTSPEPTGSASVLALAVGLALLTTALGFQAVGGAAVARHRAGLAADLAALAGALHVAEGAVAACARARSVAAGNGAHLVDCVVTGDELTATVTVVPTGPAALVGSASARARAGPVSRRSPSPR; encoded by the coding sequence GTGAGCGTCGATCGCCGGACGTCTCCCGAGCCGACGGGCAGCGCGTCGGTGCTCGCGCTCGCCGTGGGGTTGGCGCTGCTCACGACCGCTCTGGGCTTCCAGGCCGTGGGCGGTGCCGCGGTCGCCCGGCACCGAGCCGGCCTCGCTGCTGACCTGGCCGCGCTCGCCGGCGCGCTGCACGTCGCCGAGGGCGCGGTGGCGGCCTGTGCCCGGGCCCGGTCGGTGGCCGCGGGGAACGGCGCTCACCTGGTCGACTGCGTGGTGACCGGTGACGAGCTCACCGCGACGGTGACGGTCGTGCCGACCGGTCCGGCGGCCCTCGTCGGTTCCGCGTCCGCCAGGGCCCGCGCGGGCCCGGTCAGCCGCCGTTCCCCGTCACCCCGCTGA
- a CDS encoding TldD/PmbA family protein, translated as MPHEIDQRFLALPRAALADAALQRARDLGASHADFRLERLRSQGLSLRDGRLEGSHDGEDVGFAVRVVHDGAWGFAAGVDLTVDAVVAAAETAIQVAKVSARMSTERVELADEPIYRDVQWISAYEINPFDVPEQEKVALLAEYSRRLLTADGITHVTAGLSQVLEGKFYADTAGTVVTQQRVRLNPSIQALSVDADGGRFETMGSLAPPVGRGWEYLTGTGWNWDAELAELPALLAAKMAAPSVEPGRYDLVIDPSNLWLTIHESVGHATELDRALGYEANYAGTSFATPDKLGTLRYGSDVMNVTGDRTVEHGLATVGWDDEGVAGQSWDIVRKGTLVGYQLDRRMAGLLGSELGVSRSNGCAYADSPGHVPIQRMANVSLAPAATEVSTTDLISGVERGIYIVGDKSWSIDMQRYNFQFTGQRFFEIRNGQLAGQLRDVAYQSNTLDFWGSLEAVGGPSTWVLGGAFNCGKAQPGQIAPVSHGCPSALFRDISILNTVQEGGR; from the coding sequence GTGCCGCACGAGATCGATCAGCGTTTCCTCGCCCTGCCCCGCGCGGCGCTCGCCGACGCCGCACTCCAGCGGGCCCGTGACCTCGGTGCCAGCCACGCGGACTTCCGGCTCGAACGGCTCCGGTCGCAAGGGCTCTCGCTCCGCGATGGGCGGCTCGAGGGTAGCCACGACGGCGAGGACGTCGGTTTCGCCGTCCGGGTCGTCCACGACGGCGCCTGGGGCTTCGCGGCCGGCGTCGACCTCACCGTGGATGCCGTGGTCGCGGCCGCCGAGACCGCGATCCAGGTCGCGAAGGTCAGCGCCCGGATGAGCACCGAGCGCGTGGAGCTGGCCGACGAGCCGATCTACCGAGACGTCCAGTGGATCTCGGCGTACGAGATCAACCCGTTCGACGTTCCGGAGCAGGAGAAGGTCGCCCTGCTCGCCGAGTACTCACGGCGCCTGCTGACCGCCGACGGCATCACCCACGTGACCGCGGGCCTGTCCCAGGTGCTCGAAGGCAAGTTCTACGCCGACACCGCGGGCACCGTGGTCACGCAGCAGCGGGTACGGCTCAATCCGAGCATCCAGGCGCTGTCGGTCGACGCCGACGGCGGCCGCTTCGAAACGATGGGCAGCCTCGCGCCGCCGGTCGGGCGCGGCTGGGAGTACCTGACCGGCACCGGCTGGAACTGGGACGCCGAACTGGCCGAGCTCCCGGCGCTGCTGGCCGCCAAAATGGCCGCGCCGAGCGTCGAGCCAGGGCGTTACGACCTGGTGATCGACCCGTCGAACCTGTGGCTGACCATTCACGAGTCGGTCGGCCACGCCACCGAACTCGACCGGGCACTCGGGTACGAGGCGAACTACGCTGGTACCTCGTTCGCGACGCCGGACAAGCTCGGGACGCTCCGGTACGGCTCGGACGTGATGAACGTGACCGGCGACCGGACCGTCGAGCACGGTTTGGCCACGGTCGGCTGGGACGACGAGGGCGTGGCCGGCCAAAGCTGGGACATCGTCCGGAAGGGGACGCTGGTCGGCTACCAGCTCGACCGCCGGATGGCCGGGCTGCTCGGCTCCGAACTCGGTGTCTCCCGCTCCAACGGGTGCGCGTACGCCGACTCGCCGGGCCACGTCCCGATCCAGCGGATGGCGAACGTGTCGCTGGCGCCGGCCGCTACCGAGGTCTCGACCACGGACCTGATCAGCGGCGTCGAGCGCGGCATCTACATCGTCGGCGACAAGTCGTGGTCGATCGACATGCAGCGATACAACTTCCAGTTCACCGGTCAGCGTTTCTTCGAGATCCGCAACGGTCAGCTCGCCGGTCAGCTCCGCGACGTCGCCTATCAAAGCAACACGCTGGATTTCTGGGGCTCGCTGGAGGCTGTCGGCGGCCCGTCCACCTGGGTCCTCGGCGGAGCGTTCAACTGCGGTAAGGCCCAACCGGGCCAGATCGCGCCGGTGAGCCACGGCTGCCCGAGCGCACTGTTCCGCGACATCTCGATCCTCAACACCGTGCAGGAGGGCGGCCGATGA
- a CDS encoding ATP-binding protein, translating to MRTVRLAFSPTPAHVRTARLVAVATARNAGVAESVLDEIRLAVGEACSRAVGLHVQHKRPELIEVEFTNGPRFEVVVRDSAPADQALHADLAVTSPFVAGPGFAETKSEEEVAAGVGLALLTGLVDDVTVSPAEDRDGTVVHMSWPT from the coding sequence ATGCGCACCGTGAGGTTGGCGTTCTCCCCGACCCCCGCCCACGTCCGCACGGCCCGGTTGGTGGCGGTCGCGACGGCGCGGAACGCGGGGGTGGCGGAGAGCGTCCTCGACGAGATCCGACTCGCGGTCGGTGAAGCCTGTTCACGGGCGGTCGGGTTGCACGTCCAGCACAAGCGCCCCGAGCTGATCGAAGTGGAGTTCACCAACGGGCCGCGGTTCGAGGTCGTCGTCCGCGACTCCGCCCCCGCCGACCAGGCGCTGCACGCGGACCTCGCGGTCACCAGCCCGTTCGTGGCCGGCCCGGGGTTCGCGGAGACGAAGTCGGAGGAAGAGGTGGCGGCGGGGGTGGGCCTCGCACTGCTGACCGGCCTCGTCGACGACGTGACGGTCAGTCCCGCCGAGGACCGGGACGGAACGGTCGTCCACATGTCCTGGCCCACGTAG
- a CDS encoding TadE family type IV pilus minor pilin has translation MTAELAAAIPVVVFLLTAGLTALTATTTQLRCVDAARETARAAARGDPDAAAAGQRVAPTGATVRLTRDDEFVRVTVSAPLPAVGRVWPGRIVATAVAEPEPPALP, from the coding sequence GTGACGGCGGAACTGGCCGCGGCGATTCCGGTCGTGGTCTTTCTGCTGACCGCCGGCCTTACCGCGCTCACCGCGACCACGACCCAGCTGCGCTGCGTGGACGCCGCCCGGGAGACCGCCCGGGCGGCGGCTCGCGGCGATCCCGACGCAGCGGCTGCCGGACAGCGAGTCGCGCCCACCGGAGCCACCGTGCGGCTGACCCGCGACGACGAGTTCGTCCGGGTCACCGTGTCGGCACCACTGCCCGCTGTCGGCCGGGTCTGGCCGGGTCGGATCGTGGCGACCGCCGTCGCCGAGCCCGAGCCGCCCGCGCTGCCGTGA
- a CDS encoding nuclear transport factor 2 family protein: MSNADVVRAAMAAYRAQDLAATDALLAEDYVFTSPQDDHIDKATYLERCFPTADRFSEQRIVHLVDVGEDEVFLLYEYELVTGERYRNAEVATVRDGRLVETQVYFGGRVG, translated from the coding sequence ATGTCGAACGCGGACGTCGTCCGGGCCGCGATGGCGGCCTACCGAGCGCAGGACCTGGCGGCGACCGACGCGTTGCTGGCCGAGGACTACGTGTTCACCAGTCCGCAGGACGACCACATCGACAAGGCCACCTACCTGGAGCGGTGCTTCCCCACCGCCGATCGGTTCAGCGAGCAGCGGATCGTGCACCTGGTCGACGTCGGCGAGGACGAGGTGTTCCTGCTGTACGAGTACGAGCTGGTGACCGGGGAGCGATATCGCAACGCCGAGGTCGCCACGGTCCGGGATGGTCGGTTGGTCGAGACGCAGGTGTACTTCGGCGGCCGGGTCGGCTGA
- a CDS encoding HAD family hydrolase, whose translation MDSGSHLPTDPLSPESSTTVTPAAARSAAFFDLDKTVIAKSSALAFGRPFYQGGLITRRAMLRSAYAQLMFQRAGADEAQMARIRDSVTAMITGWNVSQVRQIVAETLHELIEPTIYAEAAALIGEHRAAGRDVVIVSTSGEEVVAPIGALLGVDRVVATRMAVVNGHYTGEIEYYAAGPAKAAAIRELAESEGYDLDDCYAYSDSVSDVPMLDTVGHPFAVNPDRGLRKTAVERGWPILVFRRPVTLPTRFVRPSTPVLATAAVGFGVGAAALAGMVVWYGRHRARSASSGMSRLAQRARSSNAASPPVVPVPG comes from the coding sequence GTGGACAGTGGTAGTCATCTACCCACAGACCCCCTAAGCCCGGAATCCAGTACCACGGTAACGCCCGCAGCGGCGAGAAGCGCGGCGTTCTTCGATCTCGACAAGACCGTTATCGCCAAGTCCAGTGCGCTGGCGTTCGGTCGGCCGTTCTACCAGGGTGGGCTCATCACGCGGCGTGCCATGCTGCGCAGCGCGTACGCGCAGTTGATGTTCCAGCGCGCCGGCGCCGACGAGGCGCAGATGGCGCGGATCCGCGACTCGGTCACCGCGATGATCACCGGCTGGAACGTCAGCCAGGTCCGGCAGATCGTCGCGGAGACGCTGCACGAGCTCATCGAGCCGACGATCTATGCCGAGGCCGCCGCACTGATCGGCGAGCACCGAGCCGCCGGCCGGGACGTCGTCATCGTCAGCACCTCGGGCGAGGAGGTCGTCGCGCCGATCGGCGCGCTGCTCGGCGTCGACCGCGTCGTCGCGACCCGGATGGCGGTCGTCAACGGGCATTACACCGGCGAGATCGAGTACTACGCCGCGGGCCCGGCGAAGGCCGCCGCGATCCGGGAGCTGGCCGAGAGCGAGGGCTACGACCTCGACGACTGCTACGCCTACTCGGACTCGGTCAGCGACGTCCCGATGCTGGACACCGTCGGACATCCGTTCGCGGTCAACCCCGACCGCGGGCTGCGGAAGACCGCAGTGGAGCGCGGCTGGCCGATCCTCGTGTTCCGGCGGCCGGTCACGCTGCCCACCCGATTCGTCCGGCCGTCGACGCCGGTACTCGCGACAGCCGCGGTCGGGTTCGGAGTCGGCGCGGCGGCGCTGGCCGGAATGGTGGTTTGGTACGGCCGTCACCGCGCACGCTCCGCCTCCTCGGGAATGTCGCGATTAGCGCAGCGTGCGAGGTCGAGCAACGCAGCGTCACCGCCGGTGGTGCCCGTCCCCGGGTGA